In the Aliarcobacter cryaerophilus genome, one interval contains:
- the metX gene encoding homoserine O-acetyltransferase MetX: MEIETKKEKFNEPLYLESGRLLEEFEIVYETYGRLNEDKSNVIVICHALSGSHHAAGRYENEAKAGWWDKFIGDKKAIDTEKYFVICSNNIGSSYGSTSPLSINPSTKKEYRLKFPVLTISDIVNAQMRLYKKLGIKNAVAVIGGSMGGMQALCYAIEHPTFAKHYIPMATTAYTRPWAIALNKIAIEAIRHDPNFQNGNYEKDDLKARGLVGLAVGRMAGLIAYLSPNLFINKFGRDYVETDGLYELFGRFEIEKYLEHNSYSFPKFFDPLSYLYICKTINIFDAGRNKDKLEDSFLKIEGKLHLIAFKDDMLFFPNEMEEIRDIMIKIGKKDQVTFKLVDSSSGHDSFLVEVEKFEEHIKDILKD; this comes from the coding sequence CCACTTTATCTTGAAAGTGGAAGGCTTCTTGAAGAGTTTGAGATAGTTTATGAAACTTATGGAAGATTAAATGAAGATAAATCAAATGTTATAGTTATTTGTCATGCTCTATCTGGAAGTCATCACGCAGCTGGTCGTTATGAAAATGAGGCAAAAGCTGGTTGGTGGGATAAGTTTATAGGAGATAAAAAAGCTATTGATACAGAAAAATATTTTGTAATTTGTTCAAATAATATTGGAAGTTCATATGGTTCCACAAGTCCTTTAAGTATAAATCCATCTACAAAAAAAGAGTATAGATTAAAATTTCCTGTTTTAACAATTTCGGATATTGTAAATGCTCAAATGAGACTTTATAAAAAATTGGGAATTAAAAATGCAGTTGCAGTTATTGGAGGAAGTATGGGCGGAATGCAAGCTCTTTGTTATGCAATTGAGCATCCAACTTTTGCAAAACACTATATTCCAATGGCAACTACAGCATATACAAGACCTTGGGCAATAGCTTTAAATAAAATAGCTATTGAAGCAATAAGACATGATCCAAATTTTCAAAATGGAAACTATGAAAAAGATGATTTAAAAGCAAGAGGGTTAGTTGGTCTTGCAGTTGGAAGAATGGCTGGATTAATTGCATATTTAAGTCCAAATCTATTTATAAACAAATTTGGAAGAGATTATGTTGAAACAGATGGATTATATGAGCTATTTGGAAGATTTGAGATAGAGAAATATCTTGAGCACAACTCATATAGTTTTCCAAAATTTTTTGATCCACTATCATATTTATATATTTGTAAAACAATAAATATTTTTGATGCTGGAAGAAATAAAGATAAATTAGAGGATTCATTTTTAAAAATAGAGGGAAAACTTCATTTAATTGCTTTTAAAGATGATATGCTATTTTTCCCAAATGAGATGGAAGAGATTAGAGATATTATGATAAAAATAGGTAAAAAAGATCAAGTGACATTTAAATTAGTAGATAGCTCTAGTGGTCATGACTCTTTTTTAGTAGAAGTTGAAAAATTTGAAGAACATATAAAAGATATTTTAAAGGATTAA